One Desulfosoma caldarium DNA segment encodes these proteins:
- a CDS encoding metallophosphoesterase gives MKTFLLVFLTVYSTMHAVFLYRVHGLFEGRQGWWAAFLVFCAFMVLAPILCRVLERTGWEVPARLVAYVGYPWMGFLFLAFWLSLLVGAVNGLLWLLHRFSGLGTAGLSGKPTALGVILVAAVVSLYAAWEAHDVRIERVRLHTDKLPPHVPRLVVAQISDVHLGLNGRQALSERIVRTLRHIAPDLVVSTGDLVDGRTHALEPLLPLWQDLQPPLGKVAIVGNHEYYVGLQDAMDWTRRAGFVLLRDEATTLAGLVNVVGVDDSWKDRPETESRLLQSAANGLLTLYLKHRPQICPETLGLFDLQLSGHTHRGQIFPFTLFVALMYPFFNGTYELEKGSALHTSRGTGTWGPPMRLLAPPEITVLEFVRRE, from the coding sequence ATGAAGACCTTTCTACTCGTCTTTCTCACCGTCTACAGCACCATGCATGCGGTGTTTCTTTACCGCGTGCATGGCCTTTTTGAGGGCCGCCAAGGCTGGTGGGCGGCCTTTCTGGTTTTTTGCGCTTTCATGGTGCTTGCCCCCATCCTGTGCCGCGTCCTGGAGCGGACGGGGTGGGAAGTTCCTGCGCGCCTTGTGGCCTATGTGGGCTATCCCTGGATGGGCTTTCTGTTCCTGGCTTTTTGGCTCTCACTTCTTGTGGGCGCCGTCAATGGTCTTTTGTGGCTACTTCACCGCTTTTCGGGACTGGGAACGGCCGGGCTTTCAGGCAAACCAACGGCTCTGGGCGTGATTCTGGTCGCAGCCGTGGTCAGCTTGTACGCCGCGTGGGAAGCCCATGACGTGCGCATCGAACGCGTGCGGCTGCACACGGACAAGCTTCCACCCCATGTGCCTCGGCTGGTGGTGGCGCAGATTTCCGACGTGCACTTGGGCCTCAACGGTCGTCAGGCCCTCTCGGAACGGATTGTTCGAACGTTGCGTCACATTGCGCCGGATCTCGTGGTGTCCACAGGGGATTTGGTGGATGGCCGAACCCATGCCCTGGAACCACTGCTTCCCTTGTGGCAAGACCTTCAGCCGCCCCTGGGAAAAGTGGCCATCGTGGGAAACCATGAATACTACGTGGGCTTGCAAGATGCCATGGACTGGACACGGCGTGCCGGCTTTGTGCTGCTCAGGGACGAGGCCACCACTCTGGCGGGCCTCGTCAATGTGGTGGGCGTGGACGACTCTTGGAAAGACCGCCCCGAAACCGAATCCCGCCTCCTTCAATCCGCCGCCAACGGCCTTTTGACCCTCTACCTCAAGCACAGGCCTCAAATCTGCCCAGAGACCCTCGGCCTCTTTGACCTACAATTGTCCGGGCACACGCATCGGGGCCAAATTTTTCCGTTCACTCTGTTCGTGGCCCTGATGTATCCTTTCTTCAACGGGACTTACGAACTGGAAAAGGGATCCGCGCTGCACACCAGTCGAGGCACGGGGACCTGGGGTCCTCCCATGCGGTTACTGGCGCCACCGGAAATCACCGTGCTGGAGTTCGTTCGAAGGGAATGA